A stretch of the Thiovulum sp. ES genome encodes the following:
- a CDS encoding putative DNA-binding protein (PFAM: Bacterial DNA-binding protein), giving the protein MAVFEDEQAEANKPDTVEAGKVSVDVGEGEVVEMTDEQADYYNELGWSGSQGEYDILTAIQTDVIVYGLKLNKKDLKFMVRSISDRIAEAVLHNGEYRLGDLGRFDLMYNPERSGVSKLKKDEQGNPIETTWSKPEHYSMRFQASRSTKDWLAEKDIFESDKSK; this is encoded by the coding sequence ATGGCTGTTTTTGAAGATGAGCAAGCTGAGGCTAACAAACCAGATACAGTAGAAGCTGGAAAGGTTTCTGTGGATGTCGGTGAGGGTGAAGTCGTGGAGATGACTGATGAACAAGCTGATTACTACAACGAGTTAGGATGGTCAGGGAGTCAAGGTGAATACGATATTCTCACAGCAATTCAGACAGATGTAATAGTTTATGGACTGAAACTAAACAAGAAAGACTTAAAATTTATGGTTAGGTCTATTTCTGATAGAATTGCAGAGGCTGTTCTTCATAATGGGGAATACAGATTAGGAGACTTAGGTCGATTTGATTTAATGTATAATCCAGAGCGGTCTGGAGTCTCAAAATTAAAGAAAGACGAACAAGGCAATCCAATTGAAACTACATGGTCTAAACCTGAGCATTACTCAATGAGATTTCAAGCTTCTCGTTCTACAAAAGATTGGTTAGCTGAGAAAGATATTTTTGAAAGCGATAAATCCAAGTAG